In a genomic window of Ranitomeya imitator isolate aRanImi1 chromosome 5, aRanImi1.pri, whole genome shotgun sequence:
- the MTERF4 gene encoding transcription termination factor 4, mitochondrial isoform X1, producing the protein MFLTVPYLILRRLRARHELNEEVRYVPPPRQYRESNISRRQFLRRRRRRRIFPARIDLSEIDEHDIKERYRLNSDAIMSLYELIKKDLISTTKRSNAVPGIVKLLCALHYFTSGSLQSTVAEAGGITQSTFSRALSEVISAILKLAEQFIKFPSDPAGLHLVKQGFRSIDGFPDVLGAVGCTHIAISPPSEMEQMYRNKKHYHSINVQVICDSDTRILDVVSQCPGSTHDSSVLKQSEMHERFDKGEFSGWLLGDAGYGVKQWLLTPFEKPATASEVRYNLSHNATYSAVERTIDVLKSRFRCLDNPNGVLLYNPEKVSKIILVCCIIHNIAVLKNIDVDLALDLRPPIKDESTEDDTMEGTAKRDAVVAEYFSG; encoded by the exons ATGTTCCTGACGGTGCCATATCTGATCCTGAGAAGATTGAGAGCCCGGCATGAATTAAATGAAGAAGTTCGCTACGTGCCCCCGCCACGGCAGTACAGAGAAAGCAATATTAGTAGAAGGCAGTTCTTAAGACGACGACGACGGAGGAGAATATTCCCTGCCAGAATTGATCTCTCTGAGATTGATGAGCATGACATTAAAGAACGTTACCGCCTTAATTCAGATGCTATAATGTCTCTGTATGAACTCATTAAGAAAGACTTAATCTCCACTACAAAGAGAAGTAATGCAGTTCCTGGGATTGTCAAGTTACTCTGTGCCCTTCATTATTTCACTAGCGGGTCTTTACAGAGCACTGTGGCTGAAGCTGGCGGCATAACCCAGAGCACCTTCAGCCGCGCTCTGTCGGAGGTCATATCCGCCATTTTAAAACTCGCTGAGCAATTCATAAAGTTCCCCAGCGACCCTGCCGGCTTACATCTCGTGAAGCAAGGCTTCCGGAGCATTGACGGATTCCCAGATGTCCTGGGTGCGGTGGGATGCACACATATAGCCATCTCTCCACCCTCTGAGATGGAGCAGATGTATCGGAACAAGAAGCACTATCACTCCATCAATGTGCAGGTCATCTGTGACTCGGACACGAGGATCTTGGATGTAGTTTCACAGTGTCCTGGGTCAACACACGACTCTTCGGTCCTGAAGCAATCTGAGATGCACGAAAGATTTGACAAAGGAGAATTTAGTGGGTGGTTGTTAG GAGATGCAGGATATGGCGTTAAACAATGGCTTCTCACACCTTTCGAGAAGCCGGCTACGGCGTCTGAGGTGCGATACAACTTATCTCACAACGCAACGTATTCTGCGGTGGAGCGGACTATTGATGTGCTGAAAAGCCGCTTCCGCTGTTTGGACAATCCCAATGGGGTTCTCCTCTATAACCCCGAGAAAGTCAGTAAAATTATTCTTGTGTGCTGTATAATACACAATATTGCAGTGCTAAAAAATATTGACGTTGACCTCGCACTGGATCTCAGACCCCCAATCAAAGATGAATCGACGGAGGATGACACAATGGAGGGCACGGCGAAGAGGGATGCAGTGGTGGCAGAATACTTCTCAG GTTAA
- the MTERF4 gene encoding transcription termination factor 4, mitochondrial isoform X2, which produces MVSLCLRHIFSFSRTSLFLRSVSYNPDTRQALLELGFSEEQAEKIQSMKCPPHKTPNIKELCLIGLSHKTVLRMLEESPELLKTTDQALRDRVDALRVLGLGEGSMQNSLSRCPALLFLSRSRLTAAIQCLKSRCHFTSQQVLNILNSTPEILTQDPSHMEDLFQYVYFRMGGNHREIISAQVFQTSLDEIRVRHQFLERLGRFQPPNKKRECPPSNPKLKEVIQLSEEDFISKTARSSVEEFNTFRKILEREEQEGEQDEEDIEDEPSNDEDDDETNSDSEDDSEDEDYKENVHNEKPKYHHKKKFK; this is translated from the exons GTGTCCCTGTGTCTCAGACACATTTTTTCTTTCAGTCGAACCAGTCTGTTTTTGAGGAGTGTGTCCTATAATCCCGATACTAGACAGGCACTTCTTGAACTTGGTTTCTCTGAGGAGCAAGCTGAAAAGATCCAGAGTATGAAATGCCCTCCACACAAGACACCAAACATCAAGGAGCTATGTCTCATTGGACTGAGTCACAAGACAGTACTGAGAATGCTCGAAGAAAGTCCAGAGCTTCTAAAGACTACAGACCAAGCTTTGAGAGACAGAGTAGACGCACTGAGGGTCCTTGGCCTGGGAGAAG GTTCTATGCAGAACTCTCTGTCGAGATGCCCGGCTCTTTTGTTTTTGTCCCGCTCCCGTCTAACGGCTGCAATACAGTGTCTCAAGAGCCGGTGTCATTTTACATCGCAGCAGGTACTGAACATCTTAAACTCTACTCCTGAAATCCTGACCCAGGATCCCAGTCATATGGAAGATTTGTTTCAG TACGTATATTTTCGCATGGGTGGAAACCACAGAGAGATAATTTCTGCTCAAGTTTTTCAAACATCATTAGATGAGATCAGAGTTCGTCACCAGTTCTTAGAACGTCTTGGTAGATTCCAGCCCCCTAATAAGAAGAGAGAGTGTCCTCCTTCCAACCCTAAGCTGAAGGAAGTCATCCAGCTCTCCGAGGAGGACTTCATTTCCAAAACAGCACGTTCCTCAGTTGAAGAATTCAACACTTTCCGTAAGATTCTGGAACGAGAAGAGCAGGAAGGTGAACAGGACGAGGAGGATATCGAAGATGAGCCAAGTAATGATGAGGACGATGATGAGACAAATTCTGATAGTGAAGATGACTCAGAGGATGAAGACTATAAGGAGAATGTTCATAATGAAAAACCAAAGTACCACCATAAGAAAAAATTTAAATAG